GTGCAGATGTCCTGGGGTCTGCTGCCGGTGCCCTACCGGGTGCCGGAGTTGCTCGACTTCCCGCTGTTCAAAATCTACGGCACGCAATTCCCCGCCTATCGTGCCTTCATGCTGGCGATCTCGGCGCTGATGTTCGGTGCGATCTGGCTCGGTCTGACCCGCACCCGCGTCGGTCTGGTGATCCAGGCCGCGCTGACCCATCCCGACATGGCGTCGGCGCTCGGCCACAACGTGCCGCGCATTTTTACGCTGGTGTTCGCCGCCGGCACCGCACTGGCCGGCCTCGCCGGTGTGATCGGCGGCAATTACCAGGTCACGGAGCCCGCGATGGCCTTTACCATGGGCCCGATCGTGTTCGTCGTGGTGGTGTTCGGCGGGCTCGGCTCGCTGACCGGCTGCTTCATCGCCTCGATCCTGATGGGGCTGATCCAGACCTTTGCCGTGGTGTTCGACGTTTCGCTGGCTGACCTCCTGGCAAAATTCGGCTTCACGGTGACGTCGAGTACGCCTTTTGCGGAAGTCCTCAACGTCACCTTGCCGCGGGTCGGCGCGCTGCTGCCGTTCCTGATGCTGGTGCTGATCCTGGTGTTCCGGCCACGCGGGCTGATGGGGACGCGCGATACATGAACATGCTGCGCCGCCATTGGCCCTGGTTGCTGGCCCTCGTCATCCTGCTGGCGTTCCCGTTCCTGTTCTACGACTGGAGCAAGGGCCGCCATTCCGGCTTCGTGCTGACGCTGATGAGCGAGATCGGCGTGATGGCGATCTTCGCGCTGTCCTACAACATGCTGATGGGCCAGGCCGGCCTGCTCTCGTTCGGACATGCCGTGCTGCTCGGGATGGGCGCCTATTGCGCGGCGCACGTGGTCCTCCTCGTGAAGGCCGGCTCATTCTGGCTGCCGACCGAACTGGTGCCGCTGGCGGGCGGGCTTGGCGGGTTGTTCTTCGGCTATGTCTTCGGGTGGCTGGTGACCAAGCAGCGCGCCACCGCGTTTGCGATGATCACGATGGGGCTCGGCGAACTGGTCTCGGCTGCGGCGCTGATGTTCATGGGCTTCTTCGGCGGCGAAGGCGGCATCCCC
This portion of the Bradyrhizobium sp. AZCC 2262 genome encodes:
- a CDS encoding branched-chain amino acid ABC transporter permease is translated as MEVFVVSLLNGLVYGMLLFMLASGLTLILSMMGVLNFAHASAYMLGAYFAYTISVYIGFWPALIIAPLLCGLIGAAIEMWGLRRVHRNGHIAELLFTFGLALIIEKVVQMSWGLLPVPYRVPELLDFPLFKIYGTQFPAYRAFMLAISALMFGAIWLGLTRTRVGLVIQAALTHPDMASALGHNVPRIFTLVFAAGTALAGLAGVIGGNYQVTEPAMAFTMGPIVFVVVVFGGLGSLTGCFIASILMGLIQTFAVVFDVSLADLLAKFGFTVTSSTPFAEVLNVTLPRVGALLPFLMLVLILVFRPRGLMGTRDT